In the Campylobacteraceae bacterium genome, one interval contains:
- a CDS encoding FecR domain-containing protein, translating to MKNLTTINQIASYWIALEKEGFSPSEEKEFNTWLKTNTLHEEIFVKAKKTQNLFKNLSKKNSQQLSTYANKAAFRTKIIEKTKPLLMAAVFILSIGFAVFEVHDYYTPSYSKIYITNKNIIKTIKLPDNSLLSLDAKSQMQIDLFSHKREISLLYGRAMFNVAKDKNRVFTIQAGKTLIEVIGTKFEVNKEKNKTYVTVEEGKVKVSYILASGKNKSIVLLLKGETLSLNNNGKVEKYEKRDISSLASWRENLLIFKETSLNDAFKEFSRYKHFDVLYKNNEIKDFLISGKFTKDEFQIFLTTLPKIYPIKITKNKNLIQISKIN from the coding sequence ATGAAAAATTTAACAACAATTAATCAAATAGCAAGTTATTGGATAGCCTTAGAGAAAGAAGGGTTTTCACCAAGTGAAGAAAAAGAATTTAATACTTGGCTAAAAACGAATACTTTACATGAAGAAATATTTGTGAAAGCCAAAAAAACACAAAATTTGTTTAAAAACTTAAGTAAAAAAAATTCACAACAATTAAGTACTTATGCGAATAAAGCTGCTTTTAGAACAAAAATAATTGAAAAAACAAAACCTTTATTAATGGCTGCAGTATTTATATTAAGCATAGGTTTTGCAGTTTTTGAAGTCCATGATTATTACACTCCTTCTTACAGTAAAATATATATCACCAATAAAAATATTATCAAAACAATCAAACTTCCTGATAACTCTTTATTAAGTTTAGATGCAAAATCACAAATGCAAATTGATTTATTCTCTCATAAAAGAGAAATCTCACTTTTATATGGAAGAGCTATGTTTAATGTAGCAAAAGATAAAAACAGAGTGTTTACCATACAAGCAGGAAAAACCTTGATTGAAGTAATAGGCACAAAATTTGAAGTAAATAAAGAAAAAAACAAAACCTATGTTACAGTTGAAGAAGGAAAAGTAAAAGTTTCTTATATTCTTGCTTCTGGAAAAAATAAAAGTATTGTGCTTTTACTTAAAGGTGAGACCCTAAGTTTAAATAATAATGGGAAAGTAGAAAAGTATGAAAAAAGAGATATTTCATCCTTGGCTTCATGGAGAGAAAATCTACTAATCTTTAAAGAAACTTCCCTGAATGATGCCTTTAAAGAATTTTCTAGGTATAAACACTTTGATGTTTTATACAAAAACAATGAAATTAAAGATTTTCTTATCTCAGGGAAATTTACTAAAGATGAGTTTCAGATATTCTTAACAACCCTTCCTAAGATTTATCCCATTAAAATCACTAAAAATAAGAATTTAATACAAATTTCAAAAATAAATTAA
- a CDS encoding TonB-dependent siderophore receptor, with translation MNIKKTVLLSPLVAILLASNVYAAQNFSIKAQSLQEAIQSISKKAKIPFIVDAVLLKGKTSKSIKNIEGLQNALNKLLEKSGLKASIEDGAIIIKQIIIIKNTYSSNLGEVEVIERSGNITEKSGSYTISSMNSATKMNLSILDTPQSVSVVTREKMNDFSLNTINDVLHQVPGITVELREPNRAKFTARGFAISNLQMDGLSLPLDAEYSMGGVATEIFDHIEVTKGATALTSGAGDPSASINLIRKRPTKEAQHSVDVSLGSWNNKKIMVDSSDSINENFRARIVASYEKSDSYLDRYNFDNNLFYAIFEADLSDDTLLSFGFSRYQNNTNEGPWGSLPLYYTNGNATSYDVSKNTSSDWSFWDTTKSEAFIQIDQNLKNDWKLQSVFKHNTHKERSNLFYMYGTPTQGDESGLKASQSDYSIDVKENLFDLSVNGPFTLANREHEAVIGVSIAQSSIIKDSLNADNGYPIIPNFGTWNGSIDKPNFITNSKPSADFTNKQIAIYAASNINITDSLSLLLGSRISNWETKGYSYKNSVNSKDKNVLTPYAGIVYKLNDNQSIYASYTTSFKPQEKIDANFKQIEASEGKNYELGTKATFFDGALNGTFSLFKTKQKNVASKGAKISGIQTYDVDEGLESKGFEVELVGEIYKNLNLSFGYTNLRIKDLDDNVAKTYIPQETIKISTSYNFESLPALKIGTSLRWQDDIYRNQKLATQGPKTGEMIVSKQKAYTIIDIMSSYKISKNVSTSFNIKNITNKKYYSSLYWAQGSYGAPRSYHFNLKWTF, from the coding sequence ATGAATATAAAAAAAACAGTATTATTAAGTCCCCTTGTGGCTATTTTATTAGCTTCAAATGTATATGCAGCACAAAACTTTTCCATCAAAGCACAAAGTTTACAAGAAGCAATACAAAGTATTTCAAAAAAAGCAAAAATACCTTTTATAGTCGATGCCGTACTATTAAAAGGAAAAACCTCTAAGAGTATTAAAAATATTGAAGGTCTACAAAATGCCTTAAATAAATTACTTGAAAAAAGTGGTTTAAAAGCAAGTATAGAAGATGGCGCAATTATTATTAAACAAATAATAATTATAAAAAATACTTATTCTTCAAATTTAGGAGAAGTGGAAGTTATTGAAAGATCAGGTAATATTACAGAAAAAAGTGGTTCTTATACTATTAGTTCTATGAATAGTGCTACAAAAATGAACTTATCTATTTTAGATACACCACAAAGTGTAAGTGTAGTTACAAGAGAAAAAATGAACGACTTTTCACTTAATACAATCAATGATGTTTTACATCAAGTGCCAGGAATTACTGTTGAATTAAGAGAACCTAACAGAGCTAAATTTACAGCAAGAGGTTTTGCTATTAGTAATTTACAAATGGATGGTTTATCTTTACCACTTGATGCTGAATATTCAATGGGAGGCGTTGCAACTGAGATTTTTGATCATATTGAAGTAACTAAAGGTGCTACTGCTCTTACAAGTGGTGCAGGAGATCCAAGTGCAAGTATCAATCTTATTAGAAAAAGACCTACAAAAGAAGCACAACATTCTGTTGATGTAAGTTTAGGTTCATGGAATAATAAAAAAATAATGGTGGATAGTAGTGACTCAATTAATGAAAACTTTAGAGCAAGAATTGTTGCTTCCTACGAAAAATCAGACTCTTATTTAGACAGATATAATTTCGATAATAACTTATTTTATGCTATTTTTGAAGCAGACTTAAGTGATGATACTTTACTCTCTTTTGGTTTTTCACGTTATCAAAATAACACAAATGAAGGGCCATGGGGAAGTTTACCTTTATATTATACTAATGGTAATGCTACATCTTATGATGTTTCTAAAAACACCTCATCTGATTGGTCATTTTGGGATACTACTAAAAGTGAAGCTTTTATACAAATTGATCAAAACTTAAAAAATGACTGGAAATTACAAAGTGTTTTTAAACATAATACGCACAAAGAGCGTTCAAATTTGTTTTATATGTATGGAACTCCCACACAAGGCGATGAATCAGGACTAAAAGCAAGCCAAAGTGATTATTCTATTGATGTAAAAGAAAATCTTTTTGACTTATCTGTAAATGGGCCTTTTACATTAGCAAATAGAGAACACGAAGCAGTAATTGGAGTAAGTATTGCTCAAAGTTCTATTATAAAAGATTCCTTAAATGCAGATAATGGATATCCTATTATTCCAAACTTTGGCACTTGGAATGGAAGTATTGATAAGCCTAACTTTATTACAAACAGTAAGCCTTCTGCTGATTTTACAAACAAACAAATAGCAATATATGCAGCAAGTAATATAAATATAACCGATTCACTTTCTTTATTATTAGGTTCACGAATATCGAATTGGGAAACAAAAGGTTACAGTTACAAAAACAGTGTCAACTCAAAAGATAAAAATGTTCTGACACCTTATGCGGGAATAGTATACAAACTTAATGACAATCAAAGTATTTATGCAAGTTATACAACGTCGTTTAAACCTCAGGAAAAAATAGATGCCAATTTTAAACAAATCGAAGCCAGTGAGGGAAAAAACTATGAACTTGGAACAAAAGCAACATTTTTCGATGGCGCATTAAATGGTACTTTTTCTTTATTTAAAACAAAACAAAAAAATGTTGCTTCAAAAGGAGCAAAAATATCAGGAATACAAACCTATGATGTGGATGAAGGTTTAGAAAGTAAAGGGTTTGAAGTTGAACTAGTAGGAGAAATATATAAGAATTTGAACCTAAGTTTTGGATATACTAATCTCCGTATTAAAGACCTAGATGATAACGTAGCAAAAACATATATTCCCCAAGAAACAATAAAAATATCTACTTCATATAACTTTGAATCCTTGCCTGCATTAAAAATTGGAACCAGTCTAAGATGGCAAGATGATATTTATAGAAATCAAAAACTAGCAACACAAGGGCCTAAAACAGGAGAAATGATTGTTTCTAAACAAAAAGCCTATACCATTATTGATATTATGTCATCGTATAAAATAAGTAAAAACGTATCTACTTCTTTTAATATAAAGAATATTACCAATAAAAAATACTATTCTAGTTTGTACTGGGCTCAAGGTTCTTATGGTGCACCAAGGTCTTACCATTTTAATTTAAAATGGACATTCTAG
- a CDS encoding phosphoadenosine phosphosulfate reductase family protein codes for MIDIKKMNKDLGSKTPEEIISWVLKNSSKPLVTTNFGYHEAVILHMVTQIKPDIHVIWIDSGYNTRETYLVAQKIIEALKLNIKIYTPKVSTMRNDCVFGGIPELDDERHDLFTEQFKLEPFKRAMKEESPDVWFTAIRSEQTELRGNMEVFSTGLNGVLKVAPLLHFKEEDMNAYLKKHNLENVKNYFDPTKGLANRECGLHSKL; via the coding sequence ATGATAGATATTAAAAAAATGAACAAAGATTTAGGAAGTAAAACACCAGAAGAAATTATTTCCTGGGTACTGAAAAATTCTTCTAAACCTTTAGTTACTACCAACTTTGGATATCACGAAGCAGTAATTTTACATATGGTGACACAAATAAAACCTGATATTCATGTAATTTGGATTGATTCAGGATATAACACAAGAGAGACTTATTTAGTGGCACAAAAAATCATCGAAGCTTTAAAATTAAATATTAAAATCTATACTCCAAAGGTGAGTACTATGAGAAATGATTGTGTTTTTGGAGGAATTCCAGAACTTGATGATGAACGACATGATTTATTTACGGAGCAGTTTAAGTTAGAGCCCTTTAAACGAGCTATGAAAGAAGAAAGCCCTGATGTATGGTTTACTGCTATTAGAAGTGAACAAACAGAACTAAGAGGGAATATGGAAGTATTTTCAACAGGACTTAATGGAGTTCTTAAAGTTGCACCCTTACTTCATTTTAAAGAAGAAGATATGAATGCGTATTTAAAAAAGCATAATTTAGAGAATGTAAAAAATTATTTTGATCCCACTAAAGGTTTAGCTAATCGTGAGTGTGGACTACACAGTAAATTGTAA
- a CDS encoding response regulator transcription factor produces MKREEFKNIKILYVEDEEFIRKNAVSYLERLFPFVYEAKDGLEALDMVERYEPDIIITDIKMPKMTGIEFVKKLREKKINTQIIMMTAFTDTNYLISAVELGLLKYMIKPIRHNILFPVLLQCAKNIKENTHRVKYISKECYYDPFKRTLIKNNKSIKVSKNELLFLDILHKNESRVVSYEEIENKIWYDSSMSEDAIRSLVRNLRKKLPADSLINVAKVGYRIEVLD; encoded by the coding sequence ATGAAAAGAGAAGAGTTTAAAAATATCAAAATTTTATATGTTGAAGATGAAGAATTCATACGAAAAAATGCAGTTTCTTATTTAGAAAGGTTATTTCCTTTTGTTTATGAAGCAAAAGATGGACTTGAAGCTTTAGATATGGTAGAAAGATATGAACCGGATATTATTATTACAGATATAAAGATGCCTAAAATGACGGGGATTGAGTTTGTTAAAAAACTAAGAGAAAAAAAAATAAATACGCAAATAATAATGATGACAGCTTTTACAGATACCAATTATTTAATTTCTGCTGTGGAACTGGGATTACTTAAGTATATGATTAAACCCATCCGACATAATATTTTGTTTCCAGTACTATTACAATGTGCTAAAAATATAAAAGAAAATACTCACAGGGTAAAATATATTTCTAAAGAGTGTTATTACGATCCTTTCAAGCGAACACTTATTAAAAATAATAAAAGTATAAAAGTAAGTAAGAATGAGCTTCTATTTTTGGACATTTTGCATAAAAATGAGAGTAGGGTCGTTTCTTATGAAGAAATTGAAAATAAAATTTGGTACGATTCGTCAATGAGCGAAGATGCTATTCGCTCACTTGTAAGAAATCTTAGAAAAAAACTTCCTGCTGATAGTTTAATTAATGTAGCAAAAGTAGGCTACAGGATTGAAGTTCTTGATTAA
- a CDS encoding ATP phosphoribosyltransferase, whose amino-acid sequence MLTIALPKGRIAQDTLEKFEKAFGEKFVFEDRKLILVKAGFTFLNVRNQDVPTYVMHGAADLGVVGLDVLEEKEYDLIKLLDLQLGKCKVAIGLRAGEELDWSKSIIKVATKHEVIAKKYFEKKAMAVEIIKLYGSIELAPLVGLADCIVDIVETGATMKQNGLEVGATIMETSAHLIVNKNAYYSKKAAIFSLKEKIEAVL is encoded by the coding sequence ATGCTAACAATTGCATTACCTAAGGGACGAATAGCACAAGATACTCTAGAGAAGTTTGAAAAAGCTTTTGGAGAAAAATTTGTATTTGAAGACAGGAAACTAATTTTAGTAAAAGCGGGATTTACATTTTTAAATGTAAGAAATCAAGATGTGCCAACCTATGTTATGCATGGTGCTGCTGATTTAGGAGTAGTTGGATTAGATGTTTTAGAAGAAAAAGAATACGATTTAATTAAACTACTAGATTTACAATTAGGTAAATGTAAGGTTGCAATTGGTCTTCGAGCGGGAGAAGAACTGGATTGGAGTAAGAGTATTATAAAAGTAGCAACAAAACATGAAGTAATTGCTAAAAAATACTTTGAAAAAAAAGCAATGGCAGTAGAAATTATTAAACTTTATGGTTCTATTGAATTAGCACCTTTGGTTGGACTTGCTGATTGTATTGTTGATATTGTTGAAACAGGTGCAACAATGAAACAAAACGGTTTAGAAGTAGGGGCTACTATTATGGAAACGTCTGCTCATTTAATTGTAAATAAAAATGCTTATTACTCAAAAAAAGCAGCGATTTTTTCATTAAAAGAGAAAATAGAAGCTGTTTTATAG
- a CDS encoding PepSY domain-containing protein: MTKSLRSIHKYLSLAVFIPIIIISLSGSILVYKYEVDNILMPKVTKVQIKKKQLSYEKLKKIVNQSQPRHEIVGWLIPTKKDQAHRVYLIKHHTKIWESLYLNPYTGELLDVLKNHDSYFSDIIVELHANFLLEKKGLYLLLLVGIFYCFIAISGIIIYKNFWKNFFILRFNKNLLVYFKDFHKMIGILSSPLILIIAIIGSYWSINSILKKEIPYHVKENLYNKNLSLDTLHQEAKNSIKDFKLTYISFPYKGKKQLSYYGEIKSQNIIHNQYSSSIIFDKHTGNIIRVSNVNDLSIYHKFLGSLRKLHFGYYNEGTKLFWFFLGLSPLLLSITGITLMYKKRKK, from the coding sequence ATGACTAAGTCACTTCGTAGTATTCACAAATATTTGTCCTTAGCGGTATTTATACCCATTATAATTATTTCATTAAGCGGATCTATTCTTGTTTATAAATATGAAGTTGACAACATTTTAATGCCTAAAGTAACAAAAGTACAGATAAAAAAGAAACAACTTTCTTATGAAAAATTAAAAAAAATAGTGAATCAAAGCCAGCCTAGGCACGAAATTGTAGGCTGGTTAATTCCCACTAAAAAAGATCAAGCTCACAGAGTTTATTTAATCAAACACCATACGAAAATATGGGAATCTCTTTACTTAAACCCTTATACAGGTGAATTACTAGACGTATTAAAAAACCATGATTCTTATTTTAGCGATATTATAGTAGAACTTCATGCAAATTTTCTTCTGGAAAAAAAGGGGTTATATTTGCTTTTACTTGTTGGGATTTTTTATTGTTTTATAGCCATAAGTGGCATTATTATTTATAAAAACTTTTGGAAAAACTTTTTTATACTCAGATTTAATAAAAACCTTTTAGTATATTTTAAAGATTTTCATAAAATGATTGGGATTCTATCTTCTCCACTTATCTTAATCATAGCGATAATAGGCAGTTATTGGAGTATTAATTCCATATTAAAAAAAGAAATTCCTTATCATGTCAAAGAAAATTTATATAATAAAAATCTTTCACTTGATACCTTACATCAAGAAGCAAAAAATAGTATAAAAGATTTTAAACTTACCTATATCAGTTTTCCATATAAAGGAAAAAAACAGCTCAGCTATTATGGAGAAATAAAATCTCAAAACATTATTCATAATCAGTATTCAAGCAGCATTATTTTTGACAAACACACAGGAAATATTATAAGAGTATCTAATGTCAATGATTTATCAATATACCACAAGTTTCTAGGAAGTTTGAGAAAACTTCATTTTGGTTATTATAATGAAGGCACAAAATTATTTTGGTTTTTTCTTGGATTAAGTCCACTCTTGTTAAGTATTACAGGTATTACTTTAATGTATAAAAAAAGAAAAAAATAG
- the trpS gene encoding tryptophan--tRNA ligase: MRILSGIQPSGTLHIGNYFGAMQKIVQAQEEGELYAFIASYHALTSVKNKDELKNNIFEVAANFLAIGMDPEKSTFWAQHDVKEVLELYWILSNSCSMGLLERAHSYKDKTSRGLGANHGLFSYPVLMAADILLYDSQIVPVGKDQIQHVEMTRDIATSFNHLYGDILTIPQSKVDEKVATVPGTDGAKMSKSYGNTINMFGSKKVIKKQVMGIVTDSKGLEDVKDYSTCNIYTLCKLFMNENELANLRDRYETPGEGYGHFKLTLLDQITQYFAPYATKREALLANPKQVQEALDFGAQKARKVAAAKMEIIRDAVGL, encoded by the coding sequence GTGAGAATACTTTCAGGAATACAACCCTCAGGAACATTACATATAGGTAATTATTTTGGTGCTATGCAAAAAATAGTACAAGCACAAGAAGAAGGTGAACTTTATGCTTTCATAGCTTCGTATCATGCCTTAACTTCGGTTAAAAATAAAGATGAATTAAAAAACAATATTTTCGAAGTAGCTGCTAACTTTTTAGCAATAGGAATGGATCCTGAAAAATCTACATTTTGGGCACAACATGATGTAAAAGAAGTATTAGAACTGTACTGGATTTTGTCAAACTCTTGTTCTATGGGTTTATTAGAACGTGCACACTCTTACAAAGATAAAACATCAAGAGGTTTAGGCGCTAATCATGGTTTGTTTTCTTACCCTGTATTAATGGCTGCTGATATTTTATTATATGATTCACAAATAGTTCCTGTTGGAAAAGACCAAATTCAACATGTAGAAATGACAAGAGATATTGCAACATCATTTAACCATTTGTATGGAGATATTCTAACAATTCCTCAATCAAAAGTAGATGAAAAAGTAGCTACCGTTCCAGGAACAGATGGAGCTAAAATGTCTAAATCTTATGGTAATACTATTAATATGTTTGGAAGTAAAAAAGTCATCAAAAAACAAGTTATGGGAATAGTTACTGATTCTAAAGGCCTAGAAGATGTAAAAGATTATTCTACGTGTAATATTTATACTTTATGTAAATTATTCATGAATGAAAATGAACTAGCAAACTTAAGAGATAGATATGAAACACCAGGCGAAGGGTATGGGCATTTTAAACTAACTCTTCTTGATCAAATAACGCAATACTTTGCGCCCTACGCAACAAAAAGAGAAGCTTTGTTAGCCAATCCAAAACAAGTACAAGAAGCTTTAGATTTTGGAGCACAAAAAGCAAGAAAAGTAGCAGCTGCTAAAATGGAAATAATAAGAGATGCAGTAGGTTTATAG
- a CDS encoding pentapeptide repeat-containing protein — translation MFSKNDYWEEEFEQYTDKNLEDIEFDNCTFVKCDFSKAVFYNCKFIECTFTDCDLSLVELKNCVFNDVTFKKSRLIGLSWSSCSESFDVIFDGCNLSQNSFHLLDLRQMKFLNSEIKDTGFEECNLEKALFDNCNLEQSVFIKNSLKKANFESSKNYLIDPAYNDIKGAYFSLPEALSFLSLLPIKIK, via the coding sequence ATGTTTTCAAAAAATGATTACTGGGAAGAAGAGTTTGAACAATATACGGATAAAAATCTAGAAGATATTGAGTTTGATAATTGTACTTTTGTAAAATGTGATTTTTCAAAGGCTGTTTTTTATAATTGCAAGTTTATTGAATGTACTTTTACGGATTGTGATTTGTCTTTAGTTGAGCTAAAAAACTGCGTGTTTAATGATGTTACGTTTAAAAAGTCAAGACTTATTGGACTTTCGTGGAGTTCCTGTTCTGAATCTTTTGATGTTATTTTTGATGGCTGTAATCTTTCTCAAAATTCTTTTCATCTTTTGGATTTACGACAAATGAAGTTTTTAAACTCAGAGATTAAAGACACAGGTTTTGAAGAGTGTAATTTAGAAAAAGCACTCTTTGATAATTGTAATTTAGAACAAAGCGTATTTATAAAAAATAGCCTTAAAAAAGCCAATTTTGAAAGCTCAAAAAACTATTTAATTGACCCTGCTTACAATGATATCAAAGGTGCATATTTTTCTTTACCAGAAGCCTTGAGTTTTTTAAGTTTATTGCCTATAAAAATAAAATAA
- a CDS encoding LysE family translocator, with protein MMETFTLTILISIFMFSFASSITPGPNNIMLLSSGLTFGYRRTVPHMLGVVLGFPLMTIFVGLGLGEFFKIYPSALDVLKVIGIAYLLFLAWKIANSSPEFKKKDEDSQPMKFLPIVLFQWLNPKNWIKIITGMSVYVTSVEYASIQIIIISIIFFLTVLVSANSWAIGGVVLKKLIKSPKGIKRFNVIMAIILVLSLVPSVI; from the coding sequence ATTATGGAAACATTTACTCTAACAATCTTAATATCAATTTTTATGTTCTCTTTTGCAAGCTCTATTACGCCAGGGCCTAACAATATCATGCTTTTATCTTCTGGTTTAACATTTGGATACAGAAGAACTGTTCCTCATATGTTAGGCGTTGTTCTTGGTTTTCCTTTAATGACTATTTTTGTGGGGCTTGGATTAGGAGAGTTTTTTAAAATCTATCCTTCTGCTTTGGACGTATTAAAAGTCATAGGAATTGCCTATTTACTTTTTTTAGCTTGGAAAATTGCAAATTCAAGTCCAGAATTCAAAAAAAAGGATGAAGACTCTCAACCCATGAAGTTTTTGCCTATTGTATTGTTTCAATGGCTAAATCCAAAAAACTGGATTAAAATTATTACGGGTATGTCTGTATATGTTACATCTGTTGAGTATGCAAGTATACAAATCATAATAATAAGTATCATCTTCTTTTTAACGGTGCTTGTTTCCGCAAATTCTTGGGCTATAGGTGGAGTAGTTCTTAAAAAACTTATTAAAAGTCCTAAGGGTATAAAACGCTTTAATGTTATTATGGCAATAATATTAGTACTCTCCCTTGTACCTAGTGTTATATAG
- a CDS encoding class I SAM-dependent methyltransferase, with product MGLDLYSKIEPYLELEEEVKELHSAFLGLIFEKNLNDIIDIGCGQGAFMMHLLANGIEVYGIDLSVEQIKVCQSFNLRADAIDVKEVEDTFACATAIFDVLNYIPKTSLEDFLKNTHKILNPNGYFIFDVNTLFGFEEIAQGSLNINQKDKFIAIDAIFENNELKTDMTLFSKTKNNTYTKEQDSITQYYHALDYLKTLLSSCGFKIEQIINFNLHSDEDADKYIFIAKKI from the coding sequence GTGGGATTGGATTTATATTCAAAAATTGAACCTTATTTAGAATTAGAAGAGGAAGTAAAAGAATTACACTCAGCTTTTTTAGGTCTTATTTTTGAAAAGAATTTAAACGATATTATCGATATTGGTTGTGGTCAAGGTGCATTTATGATGCATCTTTTAGCCAATGGTATAGAAGTGTATGGAATAGATTTAAGTGTAGAACAAATAAAAGTCTGCCAAAGTTTTAACTTACGTGCAGATGCCATAGATGTAAAAGAAGTAGAAGATACTTTTGCTTGTGCAACAGCTATTTTTGATGTGCTTAATTATATTCCAAAAACCTCTTTAGAAGACTTTTTAAAAAATACCCACAAAATATTAAACCCTAATGGATATTTTATCTTTGATGTTAATACCCTTTTTGGTTTTGAAGAAATAGCTCAAGGTTCTTTAAACATTAATCAAAAAGATAAATTTATAGCCATAGATGCAATTTTTGAAAACAATGAATTAAAAACAGATATGACACTGTTTTCAAAAACTAAAAACAATACCTATACTAAAGAACAAGACAGTATTACCCAATACTATCATGCTTTAGATTATTTAAAAACTCTATTAAGTTCTTGTGGTTTCAAAATAGAGCAAATAATTAATTTTAATCTTCACAGTGATGAAGATGCGGATAAATATATCTTTATCGCTAAAAAGATATAA
- a CDS encoding RNA polymerase sigma factor — protein sequence MIDYYKELFYYVQRMVRDKDKTQDVIQETYARAIEVDSRIKIINKRAYLYKMARNIVIDEINKNKNISKVAYEDNSNIIPASEQPEEIILNQSLENNLMDIVKTLPSRSKQAFILHTIDGYSRKEIALKMGITINAVEKHITRATMKIQEKLEEVEA from the coding sequence ATGATAGATTATTATAAAGAACTTTTTTATTATGTACAACGCATGGTTAGAGACAAAGATAAAACGCAAGATGTCATTCAAGAAACATATGCTAGAGCCATAGAAGTAGACTCACGAATTAAAATCATTAATAAGCGCGCCTATTTATATAAAATGGCTCGAAATATTGTAATTGATGAAATAAATAAAAATAAAAATATCTCAAAAGTAGCGTATGAGGACAATTCAAATATAATACCTGCATCTGAACAACCAGAAGAAATAATATTAAATCAAAGTTTAGAAAATAATTTAATGGATATCGTAAAAACTCTGCCTTCACGATCAAAACAAGCCTTCATTTTACATACAATTGATGGATATTCAAGAAAAGAGATTGCCTTAAAAATGGGAATTACGATAAATGCTGTTGAAAAACATATTACAAGAGCAACTATGAAAATCCAAGAAAAATTAGAAGAGGTTGAAGCATGA
- a CDS encoding DoxX family protein, with translation MYRLLFGQKRVFEDLSLLLLRLFMGGTFIVYVSKKILNFDNYVILFSDKLDLPLPLLNLYLVIAVEAIGGVLLLIGLFTRLATIPLIITMITALFLVNLEKGFAASNFGMEIPLAYISILFVLFAFGSGKFSLENKKTSE, from the coding sequence TTGTACAGATTATTATTTGGTCAAAAAAGAGTATTCGAAGATTTATCGTTGTTGTTACTTAGGTTATTTATGGGAGGGACTTTTATTGTTTATGTAAGTAAAAAAATACTTAATTTTGATAATTATGTCATTTTGTTTTCAGATAAATTAGATTTACCTTTGCCTTTACTAAATCTTTATTTAGTGATTGCAGTTGAAGCAATAGGAGGAGTATTACTTCTAATAGGATTATTTACGAGATTGGCAACAATACCATTAATTATCACCATGATTACCGCATTATTCTTAGTCAATTTAGAAAAAGGTTTTGCAGCATCCAATTTTGGTATGGAAATACCACTTGCGTATATATCCATTTTATTTGTATTATTTGCATTTGGATCCGGTAAATTTAGTCTAGAAAATAAAAAAACAAGTGAATAA